TCGTAAAAAGTCGTCATTCCCGCGAAAGCGGGAATCCAGGAAGCGTGTAACTATCTGAAAAGACTGGATTCCCGTTTCCACGGGAATGACAAAAAAACACTTTTTCAGATTTTTTACGAGTCAATCAACTATAGTCTGTGTATAAAGTCGAACAGTTGTCGTTTTTTTGTCATTCCGGCTTGTCCGGAATCGTTCTTTAAAAAGGATTCCCGGCTCCCGAATGCGTTCGGGATTCCGGGAATGACTAATGACCGTGGTTTATACACAGACTCTAACTAACAATTTCAAGGAGGCTTTATGCGTGTAAGATCCTATGTTGTCTTTTTGTTAATCGCCGTTGTCGTCTCGGTGACCGCTTGTAAAAAGAAGGAAGAACCCGTTTCCAGTATCCCGGCTCCTGCTCCAACCCCTGGCATAGTAATGCCAAAGGGTGAAACCCGGATCGTGGTTCCCGATTCCGTCAGGGGCAAGTGGGAATCCGTAAAGATAGAAATAACCAACAAGACGGCAAAGAAAAAAGAGACGGTTACAATCAGGTTGAACTCCGACTATCCCATACCGGGGTCATCCCTGAAGATCAAGGTTGGCGAGTTCCTTCCGGACTTCAGGATGGACGGCCTGACCATAACGTCCGCATCTGATGCCCCAAAGAACCCTGCAGTGCATATAACCGTCTATGATGGCGATAAGGAGATCTTCAAGGGATGGCTTTACTCGAAATTTCCCTCGATCCACCCATTTCAGCACGAAAAGTATGGTTTCATGCTTATCGAGGGGATCAAGAAGGGCTGATATTCTACCGGTTCGGCACACGAAAATACTGTCTCTTTCCCGGCAATCCCGGAGAATCTCTTATTTAAAGCAGAGATCCTCCGCTGATACCAGATACGGCCCTGTATCAACCGTAATTCGAGGTGGCTGTCCAACGTGCCATCCTGAGTTTCAGGTATGACGATACCCTATATCCTCTCCTGACAGGTTCTTTCCGGCCTGAAAAAAAAGGGACTGTTCACTCTCCGTTTTTTGGAATGTTATAGATACAGGCGACAGCCCCCTCAGACATACATTCATTTCTCGAAACCATCTTTCCCAGCAGTTCCCTGTACATTTCGAGTTCATGCCTGCAGCTCTCCCTGTAATGCCTCGAAATGCCGGAAATGGGGCAGTTGTACTGCTTCAAAAGATAGGCCTCTTCCACCTCTTCCACCTCTACCAGGTATCCCTCCTCGGTAAGGATCTCCTCGACGGATCTTATTTTTCCGGAAAGCTCCGTATTGTTGTTTACCCTCTCCCGTCTTGCTTTGAGGAGTCTGTTTTTTCTCCAGCGGAAGATCTCGTCAACCTTCTTCCGGCCTTCTCTTCTTTCGATCTCTGAAAGCAACTCGAGGAGAAAAGACTGATACTGCTTGGGAAAAAGCTCATCCGCCTTATCCGTGAGGCTATAAAAAAACCCGGGCCTTCCTATACCCCGCCGTTTCGTCTCATATGTGACAAGCCCTTTCTTCTCAAGTGACAGGATATGCTGTCTTATACCCATGGTTGTTATACCGAGTTCCTTACTGAGCTGATCGATGTTCAAGCCGCCGGCTTTTTTGAGAAGAAGTATGATATTCTTTCTTGTAGGATTGTCTTCTTTGACTATTTGCATAGTGGAAAGATAACATAACTCATAACCTAACATCAACGCAATAATAAAACCCGGATTACGAAACGGACCCTTCGTATTACAGGCTAAAACGTGTCATTTGGAAAAGTAACAACTCATGATATCTCTGAACAGGCGGGCATCCCCACAAGAAAGATTCTTGACTTCACCTCGCCGGCGAATCCCCTCGGCATCTCTAAAAAGGTCAAGACGGAATTAAGAAAACACCTTAAATACCTCTCCTCGCCACCTGACCCTCAATGCAGGAACCTGCGGCACCATCTGGGAAGACATCATGGCATAGACCCGTCAAATATTATCTGCACACCTTCTTTCACTGCCCCTCTTATTAAACTTGGACTGCAGATGCATTTTGAAGGCGTCCTTGTACCGGCATCCCACTCAAGGCTGTTCAAAGAGACATCAATTGCATGTTCAATCCGGAAATGCACTAAATATGAGTACAAAAAAAACCTCAACGGAAAATACAGTCTGAACCTGGATAAGGTACTTGCCGGTCTGAAGCCACGTCAACTTGTCCTGGTTCCCAACCCGGATATCATTACAGGTCAACTATACCCGGAGAAGCAACTCGTTGAGATCCTGAAAGCTGCAGAGGAGAAGGGTTGCGTGGTTGTGATGGATGAGTCTTTCATTGATTATGCCGACAAAGACGTTTCACTGTATAAATTCGAATCCTCCTCCCTGATAGTGTTCAGGTCAATGTCGGCCTTCTATCCGCTTCCGGGGTTACTCCTCGGCTATTGTATCTACCCCCCGGCACTTGCAGAAGTATTTAAAGAGCCTGAAGAACTGATGCTTGTTAACAGTCTTGCCCAAAGGGCCGGTATAATTGCACTTAAAGACAGGGCATTCAGAGACAGGACTTTCTCTTTCATCAAGACGGAAAAGGCCTTCCTTGAGAAGTGCTTCAGAAGGCTTGGAGTAAGGTTCTTTCCCTCATCCACAAATACCTATCTCCTCGAGCATGAAAAAGCGCAGGAAATAATCAAAATACTCACCGGCAAGGGGGTCCTCCTTGATAGTCTAAAAGATATAGCGGGTCTTGATGAGCAATCCTTTGGATTATCTATAAAAACTCATCGGGAAAATGCGGTCCTGGTCAGGGAGATAAAGAAACTTATCGTATAAATATACAAAGGCAAGCATCCCTCCCTCCATGAGTATGTCAGAGATGCTTGCCTGTATAAAGCCCCCTCGATGTCGAGGTCCGTCCCACTGCTGCAGTTAGCCCCTGCTTCTTTAAAAAGGATCAAACATTCAATACCCTGCCCTCCGGCTCGCCGATCCTCTTTTTGTAGATCTTACATTCCCTGTATAAACCGCCACAGTAGTACAAGACTGATTCCGCTGTCTGGCTGTTAAGGTTTATGCAGTAACATTCATTAATTGGGTCATCAATAAAGGGACACATCTCTTAGATTCCTTAAACTGTTCATGAATTGATTTTCTGTCCATTACATATGTTTACATAAACCATGCCAGTTACTTCCATGGAAGAATCGCAACTCAAATGTCATGATTATTCATCATTAAAAGAAAAACAACAGTGAAAAAAGATTTAATATCAAGAGGATAAGCCATCCATCAGATAGATCAAAAAAAAATTACGTCAAGACAAGTAACGTAACAGGCATAAGCACAGTGTGACATGATACACTTGTGTGACATACCGTTACTGTATCATACACACTTTCTATCAATCACTTTGTTACAGGCAGGATTATTGTGATCTTGGTATATACACCCAACTCGCTGTCTATAAGGATTTCGCCTCCGTGGTCCTTAATAATCCCATGGGAGATACTCAATCCCAGCCCGGTCCCGATCCCGGCGGGCTTTGTTGTTACGAAGGGTTCCGGGATCCTGTTTTTTATATCATCAGGAATCCCTGTCCCTCTGTCAAAAAATACAACCCCCAAATATAACCTGTCATTTATCTGCATTTCAGAGGCGGAAATCTCAATGGTCTTGTCTTTGTGGTTCGATGGATACTTCTCGTTGAGGGCATACCTTGCATTGCTCAGAAGGTTCAGAAAGACCTGTTCAATCTGCTGGGGGTTGACCACAACTTCAGGAAGCAACTCATCTATATAGACCTTAATAAAAATACCGTCTTTCCTTAGTTGTGCTCCATAAAGCTGAAGGGCCTCGGAAACCAGAGCATCCACTCTTGCAAGGACCCTCTCGCCCTTCCTGTACCTCGCGAAGAAAAGAAGTCCCTTCACAATCTTTGCAATCCGATCGCCTTCCCTCAGGATACGTTCGGAAACATCGTATTGAAAGCTCGTGCTGTCCGTTTCATCAAGCAGTATCTGTGCATAGTTGATGATTCCATTTATAGGATTATTAATCTCATGTGCTACCCCGGCAGCAAGTTCACCTATAGATGCAAGCTGCCCTGACTTTATGGCCTCTTTCTCCAGAACCCTCATTTCCGTGATATCAAAAATCACTCCGTCTATGTATAGCGCCTTTCCATCAGGTCCCGTAACCGGACGGCCTCTCTCAAGAAAATGCCGCTCACTCCCATCCTTATGTCTCAATCTGTACTCCACCTCGAAGGGCTCCCTGCGCTTGATCGCCTTTCTGATCTCTTTCATAACATGCTCCCTGTCTTCAGGGAGGATAAGTCCATCAATATAACAGAGTTCTCCCTCCTCAAGTTCATCCTCTCTATACCCTGTCATGGGCAAAAGCATCTCGTTGAAAAAACAGACCTTTTTCCCTTTTTCAAATATAAACCTGTATACAATTGCCGGCAGGTTTTCGGCCAGGGTCCTGTAAGCCTTTTCACTTTCCCTGAGTGATGTTTCAACCCTCCTCCTCTCATCGATCTCCTTCCTGAGGGTTTTGTCCCTGACCTGTATCTCTGAAAGCATCTCATTAAAACCATCCACAAGCTGACCAATCTCATCGTTGCTCACCTTTTCGGCTCTTAAGGAATACTCTCTGCTTTTAGAAACGGCAATCATAATACGGCTAAGGCCCACAAGTGGCTCTGAGACGGTCCTTTGAAGCACGACGGAAAGCAGAAATGCCACAAAAAATGCAACGATAATAGCAACGGCATTCAGGGAAATATGCCAGCCAAGCTCTGCGTATAGCCCTCCGAGATCCGAGACAAGCAGGATGTCTCCGATCCTTTCCCCTTCGTTCATAACAGGCTCAAGAACCTGGAGATACCTCTGCCGATAAAAATATCCTCTTTCAACCGGTTTCCCGGGAAGCCTGTCAGGATCGATCCCGTCCCTTAAATACATGGCAAACACCTCACCATTACCCCTGTACAGAACAGCATAAATTATATACGGGTTGCTCGTTAGGGAGCCCAGTATCTCTTCCCCTGCGGCCTTATCATCAAACATAAGCGCCCCGACACTGTTTGAACCGATTATCCTGGCCTGCACAAAAAGGAACTTTCCTGTCTCTCTCTTTTTGTAGGCCCAGTCATTCATGCTACTGATTGTGGAGACTATCAGCAGGGCCACACTACAGGCGATCATTATGATAATCATCAGCTTTTTCCGTATGGACAGGCCACGGAAAAAACCGGATAAAAACCTATTGCATAATCTGTCGGGTATCTTCATTTCAATGCCCTTCCTGATCTATCTCCTTCCGGATAACCAGAAGAGCTTCGAGCTGATTCTGAGCCCGGCTCGCTCAGCAGCCCTTCTGTTTATAAGGAACCGCACCTTCCTGTCCTTTATATAAAACTGGATTATCCCGCCTTCCTCTCCAAATCCTTCCATATCCCCTACCGTCAGGATGCCCTTATTCCCGATACTCCTTATTATCCTTTTGAGCGACCTCTTCTCAGAACGGCTTATAAACAGCACATCGCAACCCCCGACTTCTTTTAGTCCCCTCAATCTCCTGATCACAATACTCCTCCCCCTTATCCTCTTTTTCTGCAGTACATCAAGTTCACTGTCAAAAGGGTCCTCTCCAAGTATGCAGATCCCGACAGGCCCCTTTTCGTCCATGTCACTTGCGGGCCAATGAACAAAACCAAGAAAATTATAGATAAAGGCAGCCTTAACCTGGTATTCTGTTGGAGAAAGGGCTTTGGAAAAAGACCTGCAGGGGAAAATGACCGAGGCTGCAGTCAGCAAAAAGAATATCCAGAATAAATTCTTTCTCATCCCCCAAGCAGACATCCGCCTCTGTCCCCCATTGTATATCTCAATCCCGCCCCCTTAGAACTTCACGGTAAACTTACCATAAACACCACGCTCAACCTGAACCGTGCCACTGGAAACATACTTGGAGCTTATCTCCGGATGATATCGGTCAAGCAGGTTCTGTCCCACTATCGAAAATCCCACGTTCTCCGAAGGACTCCATCCAATTCGAATGTTGGAGACGACATAGCTCTTGATACCATAGGTGGGGAGACTGTCGACATAATGAAGATTCAGATCGAGTTGAACCCCCCTTCCTATATCCATCATGGAAAAAAGGGAAAACCGGTTATGCGGGTTCTCCCCCTCTGCCGTCTCAGCCTGGGGGTCGAGGCTGTCCTCGTCACGATGGAGCTGCATCTGAAGGTATGTATAGTTGAGAATAAGACGCCACCATCCGGTAACCTGCCATTTCGCAGCTACCTCTGCACCGTACGTCTCACCCCTCATCTTATTGCGTCCGTTCAGTGAGACAACAATATGTGCAGGGGCGGGCGATGTCTCAAGGAATACGGGTCCGGGCTCAAATGTCCTCAGGTTATCAAAATCATTGAAGAAAACCGCCAGGTCAAGAGAGATTCTCTCATCCGGTCTGAAGCGGTACCCCGCCTCATAGGCGATCAGTTCCTCGGACTCGTAATCATCCCCGGCTATCAACGAGAACATGGTCGGCATTGAATCGGGTACAACAACCTGATCTATCCTTCCGTTCATCTCGATCCGGGAGGGGATCCTTACAGCACGGGAAACGGCAGCCCACAAAATGCTCCGACCGCCCGGAATCCATTTCATCCTGATATTCGGCTGGAACTCAAAACCGGTATAATCGTTGTGCTCTATCTTGGTTCCCACCGTAACAGACAGTCTGTCTTTTATAATATCCATCTCGTCCTGTATAAAGGCATTATAAAGATAGAGATCCCGCTTTTCAGGGTCAAACCTTACGGGGGAATTGCTCCTGAGTTCATCCCTGATGCAGCGTATACCCGCCCCCCATGTAATGGAATGCCTTTTACCCATCTTGAAGTTATGACTCATATCAAAGTCGAGGGTATCAATTGCGTAGATCTCATGCATCCCCTCAACATCAAACTTCTGAAAGCGCTTCACGTGATCATAGTAGAGCTGAATAACCAGATCAGAGTCACTGGAAAAGGAACGACTCCACCTTCCGAGGAGATTACCCCCGCTTATATCCTCATCGATCCCGCTATTTAAGGAGTACGGGGGAGTTAAAAGGGGAAGAATCTCCATAGAGTCCACGTTGCCACCGTAAATGTCACCCTGAAACGTGATTTTATCCTTTGCAGAGGCAACCCAGTCCATCCGGAAACCGCTCCTCAGGACATACCAGCCATCGGAATTTTCGCCACCGTGAAGATCAACAAAGCCATCGCGCCTTGCATATTTTGTATATACCCTGTAAAAAAGGTCCTCACCGATCTTTCCGCCATACCTGAAAGCGCTTATATTTCTCTCCTCGGTACCGGCCAGCAAAGAGACCAGGCCCCCCTGGGTATCCTCGGCACTCCTGGTTATGACGTTAATGATGCCGTTTACGGCATTGGCGCCCCACATTGTTGCCCCGGGGCCGCGAATGACCTCAATCCTGTCTATGTCCTCGAGCATGACATCCTGTACATCCCAGTATACCCCTGAAAATATCGGGGAATATACACTTCTGCCGTCAATCATAACAAGGAGTTTATTGGCGTAACGCTCATTGAACCCGCGTGCACTTATAGCCCACAGGTTGGAATCGATCCTGTTAACCTCCAGGCCGGGCACCCCCCTGAGGGCCTCTGCAATGCTCGTTGCACCAGATCTGCGGATCTCCTCCCGTGTTATTACATAAACCGCGCTTGAGGCATCGTAGAGTTTCTCCGGCTTCTTCGATACGCTGGTCACTGAGATGTTCATCAGCTCCTCGATGCTCATATCCATCAGTTCCGCTACTACACCCCCCTTATCATTACCTGCGGCAGGAACCGGAAACAGCATGATAAACGCCACCAATAGATTTGCAGGGATACAAAAGAGATTTAAAAACGCCGGGCACTTGGATGGTTTCCTCATTTTTCTCCCCCTGTCATCCTTGTTGCTTTGGTTCTACCGGTTTTTGTAAGGACGGACTCTGATGATGTCCGGAACCACACAGGCTATGTTAAAGGTTCCCGGGATCTTTCAGCCTTGAAAGTGATCACATCCTGATATTGTATTCCTTCAACTTCCTGTAAAGCGTCCTTCGACTGATTCCAAGCAACCGGGCAGCCCTTGCCTTGTTCCATCCTGTCTTATCGAGCGTCTTGGCAATCAACATGGAATCATAGGCGCGCCTCTCTTCCGGACCTTCATCCACTGTATCCTGCCTGATCCTGAAATCCTCGGGCAGATCTTCAATCGTGATCGTGCTGCCCCTACAGAGTATTATGGAGTGCTCAAGCACATTCTGAAGCTGTCGCACATTTCCAGGCCATTGAGAACTCATAAAGACCTTCATTACCTCATCAGAGACAGCATCGACCCTCTTATCAATCCTCTTCCCTATTTTCCTGAGAAAATATTCAACAAGGAGGGGAATGTCCTGACGGCGCTCCCTCAGCGAAGGAAGATGCACGGTAACAACATTGAGACGGTAAAAGAGGTCCTCACGAAACTGTCCGGATGCAATCTTTCTTCCAAGGTCCTGATTGGTTGCGGCAACCACCCTAACATCAACCCTGATGGTCATTGAATCACCAACGCGTTCAAACTCCTTTTCCTGAAGTACCCTGAGGAGCCTCAACTGCATCCTCGGTGATATGTCACCAATCTCATCCAGGAAGATCGTTCCACCATCCGCCTTTTGAAACCTCCCCGTCTTGTCGCTTAAGGCGCCTGTAAACGCCCCTTTTACATGCCCGAAGAGTTCACTCTCCAGGAGACTCTCCGGAAGGGCGGAACAATTCACCTTTACCAGTGGTCCGTCACTCCTTATCCCCGAATAATGAAGGGCCTCTGCAACCAGTTCTTTTCCTGTCCCGCTTTCACCTGTCAACAGAACCGTCGAAGAAACATCCGAGAGGTTTTTTATCATGGAATAAACCATCTGCATCCGTTCGCTCTTACCGACAATGTTGTAAAACTGCCTTACATCCTTGAGGTCATGCTCAAGCTCTGAAATCCTGGTCTCATCCCTTACCACCATAACGCATCCTGAAAAAGAGGATTTACCGGATCTGAAAGGTGAAACCCTTAACGATACAACCCTTCTGGGTTTGTCCACGTGTAAACATTCCATACGAAAAAGCTCTATGCTTTTTGATCCCCGGAGTCCCTCCGTAAGGGCATCACGACACCTCAGTTTACATCCGTTGGAGACCGCTCCCAACTCCTTTCCTACCATATCATGGCTAATACCGCAAATCTTTTCCGCCGCCTCATTCACCTCACGGATTACCAGTCGCTCATCGAAGGTTATAATGGCATCATCGATATTGCTGAAAATCGTCTCAAGTGTTGAACGGTATCTCTCCTTTTCATCCGTGAGGGCCTTGTGATTAATAGCCTTCTGGCTGACAAGCAAGAGGGTATCCCGGCGGACCGGTTTTACAATATAATCGAAAGCCCCAAGCCGTAACGCCTCAGACGCGGTATCAACCTCGGGTGCACCTGTAACTATAATGACCGAACAATTCAGTCCAAGCTCCCGGATCTCCCGAAGCAGTTCTATCCCCGACTTCCCTCCCAGTATAATATCGGCAAAGACCAGATCATACTCATAGTGCTTCAATTTCTCGACGGCGCTCTCATAAGTAAGGGCCGTTTCCGCAAGGTAGCCCCTGTCCCTCAGGAACTTGCTGAAAGTAAAGAGGATACTCTCCTCATCATCAACTATCAGGACTCTCTTGTCCGTCATAAAAATACCGCTGTGGCTAAAAGTGGACTATTGCTGTCGCTGCTAACATAGAGAAAAAGCAGGAATTGTGTTTTCTTTTCAAAGCATTATTCAAGCGCCTGCTTTTTATATATACTAAATATATCAGGAAAGTCAATTTTTTTGCCGGCAATTTCCGGCGCTTTCACAAAAATTCAAGTCTGCAATAACCGCACAGACGGTAATGTGATATGCACAAAATTTTTAAATTGCAATTAAATCCCTAGTTGTCTTATAATGAGTAAGACTAAAAGGAGGTTGATTATGCCATCTGTGCGTACCATGCGTAAAGCAAAACTGACAGTAACAATAAGCGGTGATGTGGTTGATGAAATAGACGAAATTGCAAGGGAAAAAGGAGCCCCAAGAAGTCAGGTAATGGAAGAACTGCTTCGCGATGGGCTGCTGAAGTCTAAAAAAACAGCAATAGAAAAAGATATCGAGGCTTATTATCTGTCTCTGGACGAAAAGGAAAAGAGGGAAGACGGACAATGGGCAAAGATAGCGGCAGAAAGTGCGAAGAGGACATGGAATGATTGAGTATCCAAAAAGAGGAGAGATATATTTAGTTAATCTGCCCTCAAAGCCAAGGGATATTAAGAATCGTCCTGCCTTGGTAGTCTCTTTAGATATTCGAAATAAGTTGGCAAATGATATAATTGTTGTTCCTTTGTCCACAAACTTAAGGCCGTCTCCCACCCATGTTTTACTTCAAAAGGACGAAGGTGGCATATCAAAGGTATCTATGGGTAAATGTGAGCAGGTAGCAACAATAGACAAAACCTTACTTATAAAGGGTCCCCTTGCAGGTAGGATAAGCGACAAAAAAATGAAGGAAATAGAAAAGGCGATAATGATAGCCATAGGGGTAATATAAAAAAATTCAGCTCTTTCGTGTTTTAGTTGAAGAGAGGCTTAAAATTCAACTTTACATTAACCGCAACACACACCGTCATTCCGGCTTGTCCGGAATCTGTCTTTAAGAAGGATTCCCGACTCCCTAATGCGTTCGGGATTACGGGAATGACTAATGACCGTCAAGCTCTCCGACCAAGGGTCGGGGCCTTTGGAAAGGTGCATTGTAATAGAGGAATCAAATCTGGCGGTCCCAACGGGAGTCGAACCCGTGTTACCGACGTGAGAGGCCGGTGTCCTAGGCCACTAGACGATGGGACCGCTTGGAATGATGGCTGGCTGGGGAGAGAGGATTCGAACCCCCACAAGCAGAGCCAGAGTCTGCCGTCCTGCCATTAGACGACTCCCCAAACTGTGTTGGATATAATAAAAGTTATCTCCTGATGTTGTCAATCTCCCCAAACGGTGGTCCTTCAAAACCCGCCGGCATAACCGTTGAGCATTTACAGTCAAGCCCTCCGGCCAAAGGTCGGGGCTTTCGGCAAGGTGCATTGTAATCCATATCCTGAATTTTTCAAAACCTTTACGATACAATAGAGAACAGGCAATGCTCTCGATACTAAAATCCATAAAAACGGCGAACATACTACTTGCCGTTTTAATGTCTCTTCTTATTTTCGGGGCGATAATAATGCCCGCGGCTCCAGCCTTTCAGGAAATCAACACAACCTCCCTTTTCAGGTGGCTTAAAGATGCCCCGATTTCAGTTAGCTGGTGGCTCATCTCGGCAGTAGGGGTTCTTGCAATTCTTGTCCTCAATACCGTTGTCTGCAGTATTGACTCTATCATAAAAAAACTTGAAGGCAGAAAATGGCTTCTCACGATTGCGCCCCAGATTATCCATACAGGATTCGCCTTTATCATGCTTGCCCATCTGTTAAGCAGCATCTGGAGCTCCCATCAATTTGCCGTTATGAGAGAAGGACAGGGGGTAATGGTTAACCAGAAAACCGCCCTATACCTCGACACAATAAACTACAAAAGAGACTCAGGTTTCATAACCTCTATGAGTGCTGAAATACTCTATCTCTCTGAAAAGGGTCGGAAGAGAAGATCGGTCATTTCACCCAACCACCCTTATATCTATAACGGCATGGGAGTCTATCTCAAAAAAATATCGCTCACCCCCTTCCCACAGGCATTGATTGAATTCAGCTATGACCCCGGAGCCCCGTGGGCATTAGCGGGCGGAATAATCTTTTTAACGGGGAGTGTTATCTTGACAGCCCTTAAACTTCGGGATAAATCCGTATAAACTATCCCCCTACGGAAACAACAAGATCCTTCATCGTCATGTCACCAAACACACCATCCATTGCTTCATCCAGCCCCTCAAACAGACGGTCTATCTCTGCCTTTGAAAAGACCTTTCCCTCTATCCTGCAGATCTCTTCCTCAGCCGTCCTCACGGACCTCAGAAAATCACTCAGTTTTATCGCCCCTATATCCCTTGCAGGAAAATAAGCCGGAAAGTCATCGCCACTTTTAGTTATAAAACCTCTACGCTCAAGCATCGACAGGATATCCTGAACGGATTCTACAGGCATTGCAAGCCTGTCAACGAGGGAATCAATTGTCCAGTGTTCCCTGCCATGATAGAAGTTGTCACTTATGAGAAACATGATGAGGAAGGCGAGCCGTTCTTTCAACCTGTTGCTCAGGATGAGAGGCTCCTTCTCCGCCCTGAGAAACTGAGGGTACTGGTTATAAAAGGATATCTCGGCGCCGACAAGGAGGATCATCCAGCTCACATACAGCCAGATCATGAAGAGTATCAGGATCGCAAACCCCGAGTAAATTGCCGTATACTTTGTTGAAGATACAACAAAGGAAGCAAATGCCCATCCTGAAGTCTCCCACAGCACCCCGGCAAAAATACCACCAACGAGGGCGGAGCGGAGCTTCACCCTCGTGTTGGGAATAAAGATATAAACGAAAGTGAACGCAGCACAGACAAATACATAGGGAAGGACTGTACCTCCGTAGTAGACAAAGGTCCCAAGGGGTTCAATTGAGAGGATCCTCTTAACAATGCCGGTGTTCATAACCGATGCCGTCATCCCAATGGCGGAAAATATCAGTACGGGACCTATCAGGATTACGCTCATATAGTCACTGAACCTCTGGGCAAAGGTCCTCGGCCGCTTGATCTTCCATATGTGGTTAAAAGCCTCCTCTATCTTCTGTATAAGGGATATCACGGTATAGATAAGCATTGCAAGACCAAGGGAACCAAACACACCAACCTTCATGTTTTCAACGAAGCTGATTATCCTGCCGGTTATCTCTTTGCCGCTCTGACCAAGGGGGGCAAGAAAGTTGTACAGCATAGGCTCCACCTGATTGTGAACGCCAAAGGCCTTCAGTACCGAAAAGCTGACTGCAATCAGGGGGACTATGGAGAGAATGGTGGTGTAGACAAGGCTCATCGCCCTGAGTGTGAGTTCCCCCTGTGTAAGTTCCCTTATGGAAACATAACTCAAACGGAGGAATTTAATGATGAATGTCTTGAATGGTCCTGTTTTTGCGAGGTCTACATCCCATAGTTCCCGGACAAAAAAGGCACCCATTCTCTTCACAAGGCGGGTCA
The sequence above is a segment of the bacterium BMS3Abin08 genome. Coding sequences within it:
- the cobD_1 gene encoding threonine-phosphate decarboxylase; protein product: MSFGKVTTHDISEQAGIPTRKILDFTSPANPLGISKKVKTELRKHLKYLSSPPDPQCRNLRHHLGRHHGIDPSNIICTPSFTAPLIKLGLQMHFEGVLVPASHSRLFKETSIACSIRKCTKYEYKKNLNGKYSLNLDKVLAGLKPRQLVLVPNPDIITGQLYPEKQLVEILKAAEEKGCVVVMDESFIDYADKDVSLYKFESSSLIVFRSMSAFYPLPGLLLGYCIYPPALAEVFKEPEELMLVNSLAQRAGIIALKDRAFRDRTFSFIKTEKAFLEKCFRRLGVRFFPSSTNTYLLEHEKAQEIIKILTGKGVLLDSLKDIAGLDEQSFGLSIKTHRENAVLVREIKKLIV
- a CDS encoding blue-light-activated protein yields the protein MKIPDRLCNRFLSGFFRGLSIRKKLMIIIMIACSVALLIVSTISSMNDWAYKKRETGKFLFVQARIIGSNSVGALMFDDKAAGEEILGSLTSNPYIIYAVLYRGNGEVFAMYLRDGIDPDRLPGKPVERGYFYRQRYLQVLEPVMNEGERIGDILLVSDLGGLYAELGWHISLNAVAIIVAFFVAFLLSVVLQRTVSEPLVGLSRIMIAVSKSREYSLRAEKVSNDEIGQLVDGFNEMLSEIQVRDKTLRKEIDERRRVETSLRESEKAYRTLAENLPAIVYRFIFEKGKKVCFFNEMLLPMTGYREDELEEGELCYIDGLILPEDREHVMKEIRKAIKRREPFEVEYRLRHKDGSERHFLERGRPVTGPDGKALYIDGVIFDITEMRVLEKEAIKSGQLASIGELAAGVAHEINNPINGIINYAQILLDETDSTSFQYDVSERILREGDRIAKIVKGLLFFARYRKGERVLARVDALVSEALQLYGAQLRKDGIFIKVYIDELLPEVVVNPQQIEQVFLNLLSNARYALNEKYPSNHKDKTIEISASEMQINDRLYLGVVFFDRGTGIPDDIKNRIPEPFVTTKPAGIGTGLGLSISHGIIKDHGGEILIDSELGVYTKITIILPVTK
- the zraR_12 gene encoding transcriptional regulatory protein ZraR, which gives rise to MTDKRVLIVDDEESILFTFSKFLRDRGYLAETALTYESAVEKLKHYEYDLVFADIILGGKSGIELLREIRELGLNCSVIIVTGAPEVDTASEALRLGAFDYIVKPVRRDTLLLVSQKAINHKALTDEKERYRSTLETIFSNIDDAIITFDERLVIREVNEAAEKICGISHDMVGKELGAVSNGCKLRCRDALTEGLRGSKSIELFRMECLHVDKPRRVVSLRVSPFRSGKSSFSGCVMVVRDETRISELEHDLKDVRQFYNIVGKSERMQMVYSMIKNLSDVSSTVLLTGESGTGKELVAEALHYSGIRSDGPLVKVNCSALPESLLESELFGHVKGAFTGALSDKTGRFQKADGGTIFLDEIGDISPRMQLRLLRVLQEKEFERVGDSMTIRVDVRVVAATNQDLGRKIASGQFREDLFYRLNVVTVHLPSLRERRQDIPLLVEYFLRKIGKRIDKRVDAVSDEVMKVFMSSQWPGNVRQLQNVLEHSIILCRGSTITIEDLPEDFRIRQDTVDEGPEERRAYDSMLIAKTLDKTGWNKARAARLLGISRRTLYRKLKEYNIRM
- a CDS encoding HTH domain protein encodes the protein MQIVKEDNPTRKNIILLLKKAGGLNIDQLSKELGITTMGIRQHILSLEKKGLVTYETKRRGIGRPGFFYSLTDKADELFPKQYQSFLLELLSEIERREGRKKVDEIFRWRKNRLLKARRERVNNNTELSGKIRSVEEILTEEGYLVEVEEVEEAYLLKQYNCPISGISRHYRESCRHELEMYRELLGKMVSRNECMSEGAVACIYNIPKNGE
- the cirA gene encoding colicin I receptor precursor produces the protein MRKPSKCPAFLNLFCIPANLLVAFIMLFPVPAAGNDKGGVVAELMDMSIEELMNISVTSVSKKPEKLYDASSAVYVITREEIRRSGATSIAEALRGVPGLEVNRIDSNLWAISARGFNERYANKLLVMIDGRSVYSPIFSGVYWDVQDVMLEDIDRIEVIRGPGATMWGANAVNGIINVITRSAEDTQGGLVSLLAGTEERNISAFRYGGKIGEDLFYRVYTKYARRDGFVDLHGGENSDGWYVLRSGFRMDWVASAKDKITFQGDIYGGNVDSMEILPLLTPPYSLNSGIDEDISGGNLLGRWSRSFSSDSDLVIQLYYDHVKRFQKFDVEGMHEIYAIDTLDFDMSHNFKMGKRHSITWGAGIRCIRDELRSNSPVRFDPEKRDLYLYNAFIQDEMDIIKDRLSVTVGTKIEHNDYTGFEFQPNIRMKWIPGGRSILWAAVSRAVRIPSRIEMNGRIDQVVVPDSMPTMFSLIAGDDYESEELIAYEAGYRFRPDERISLDLAVFFNDFDNLRTFEPGPVFLETSPAPAHIVVSLNGRNKMRGETYGAEVAAKWQVTGWWRLILNYTYLQMQLHRDEDSLDPQAETAEGENPHNRFSLFSMMDIGRGVQLDLNLHYVDSLPTYGIKSYVVSNIRIGWSPSENVGFSIVGQNLLDRYHPEISSKYVSSGTVQVERGVYGKFTVKF